Proteins from one Faecalibacterium sp. I3-3-33 genomic window:
- a CDS encoding Mrp/NBP35 family ATP-binding protein yields the protein MSEECTHDCSNCSAACSSRDAAPQHDAPNPNSSVKKVIGVVSGKGGVGKSMTSALLACAMARRGYHCGILDADITGPSIPKLFGIHGRAMADDKGCWPIQSRMGIDVMSINLLVENEEDPVVWRGPVIAGAVKQFWTDVVWKDVDFLFVDMPPGTGDVPLTVFQSLPVDGIVVVASPQELVSMIVAKAVNMAEMMKVPMLGIVENMSYIVCPDCGKHINVFGNSHVDEVAAKHHLPVLAKCPIDPKLAELSDAGMIETYGGEFLEGAADACEKLLKK from the coding sequence ATGAGCGAAGAATGTACCCATGACTGCTCTAATTGCAGTGCAGCCTGTTCTTCCCGCGATGCCGCTCCGCAGCACGATGCCCCCAACCCCAACAGCAGTGTAAAAAAGGTCATCGGCGTTGTTTCCGGCAAGGGCGGCGTGGGCAAGAGCATGACCAGCGCCCTGCTGGCCTGTGCCATGGCCCGCCGCGGCTACCACTGCGGCATTCTGGATGCCGATATCACCGGCCCGTCCATCCCCAAGCTGTTCGGCATTCACGGCCGTGCCATGGCGGACGACAAGGGCTGCTGGCCCATCCAGAGCCGCATGGGCATTGATGTGATGAGCATCAACCTGCTGGTGGAGAACGAGGAAGACCCCGTTGTGTGGCGCGGCCCGGTCATTGCCGGTGCGGTCAAGCAGTTCTGGACCGATGTGGTCTGGAAGGACGTGGATTTCCTGTTCGTGGATATGCCCCCGGGCACCGGTGATGTGCCCCTGACCGTGTTCCAGAGCCTGCCGGTGGACGGCATCGTTGTGGTGGCAAGCCCGCAGGAGTTGGTAAGCATGATCGTGGCAAAAGCCGTGAACATGGCCGAGATGATGAAGGTGCCCATGCTGGGCATCGTGGAGAACATGAGCTACATCGTCTGCCCGGACTGCGGCAAGCACATCAATGTGTTTGGCAACAGCCATGTGGACGAGGTGGCCGCAAAGCATCACCTGCCCGTGCTGGCCAAGTGCCCCATCGACCCCAAACTGGCAGAGCTTTCCGATGCCGGCATGATCGAGACCTACGGCGGCGAATTTTTGGAAGGTGCCGCAGACGCCTGCGAAAAACTGCTGAAGAAGTAA
- the gdhA gene encoding NADP-specific glutamate dehydrogenase, giving the protein MLTNEYLKRVYEGLEKRNANEPEFLQAVREVLESIQPVVEKHPEYEKAALIERLVEPERIITFRVPWVDDAGKVQVNRGYRVQFNSAIGPYKGGLRFHPSVNQGILKFLGFEQTFKNSLTTLPMGGGKGGSDFDPHGKSDMEVMRFCQSFMTELYRHIGQFVDCPAGDIGVGGREVGYMFGQYKRLTNSFQGGMLTGKGLTFGGSLARTQATGYGLCYFTAEALKCMRNDSFKGKTVVISGSGNVAIYACEKATQLGAKVVTMSDSNGYVYDPNGIDLAYVKDLKEVRRGRIKEYAETHAGATYVADCSKVWTVPCDIALPCATQNEINKESAEALVKGGCTVVCEGANMPSTPEAIEVYLSNGILYGPAKASNAGGVATSGLEMSQNSERLSWSFEEVDAKLKGIMEGIFHASYDASVAAGSEGNLMVGANCAGFLKVATAMMAQGITY; this is encoded by the coding sequence ATGCTGACGAATGAATACCTGAAGCGCGTTTACGAGGGTCTGGAAAAGCGCAATGCCAACGAGCCCGAGTTTCTGCAGGCTGTGCGCGAGGTGCTGGAGAGCATCCAGCCCGTTGTGGAAAAGCACCCCGAGTACGAGAAGGCCGCTCTGATCGAGCGCCTGGTGGAGCCGGAGCGCATCATCACCTTCCGTGTGCCTTGGGTGGACGATGCCGGTAAGGTACAGGTGAACCGCGGCTACCGCGTGCAGTTCAACAGCGCCATCGGCCCCTACAAGGGCGGCCTGCGCTTCCATCCCTCTGTCAATCAGGGCATCCTGAAGTTCCTGGGCTTTGAGCAGACCTTCAAGAACAGCCTGACCACCCTGCCCATGGGCGGCGGCAAGGGCGGCTCTGACTTCGACCCCCACGGCAAGAGTGACATGGAAGTGATGCGCTTCTGCCAGAGCTTCATGACCGAGCTGTACCGCCACATCGGCCAGTTCGTGGACTGCCCCGCCGGTGATATCGGTGTCGGCGGCCGCGAGGTCGGCTATATGTTCGGCCAGTACAAGCGCCTGACCAACAGCTTCCAGGGCGGCATGCTCACCGGCAAGGGCCTGACCTTCGGCGGTTCTCTGGCTCGTACCCAGGCTACCGGCTACGGCCTGTGCTACTTCACCGCTGAGGCTCTGAAGTGCATGCGCAACGACAGCTTTAAGGGCAAGACCGTGGTCATCTCCGGCTCCGGCAACGTGGCTATCTACGCCTGCGAGAAGGCAACCCAGCTGGGTGCCAAGGTGGTCACCATGTCCGACTCCAACGGCTACGTCTACGACCCCAACGGCATCGATCTGGCTTACGTCAAGGATCTGAAGGAAGTGCGCCGCGGCCGTATCAAGGAGTACGCCGAGACCCACGCCGGTGCAACCTATGTGGCTGATTGCAGCAAGGTCTGGACTGTTCCCTGCGACATCGCCCTGCCCTGCGCTACCCAGAACGAGATCAACAAGGAGTCTGCCGAGGCTCTGGTAAAGGGCGGCTGCACCGTGGTTTGCGAGGGCGCTAACATGCCCAGCACCCCGGAGGCTATCGAGGTCTACCTGTCCAACGGCATCCTGTACGGACCCGCAAAGGCTTCCAACGCAGGCGGCGTGGCTACCTCCGGTCTGGAGATGAGCCAGAACTCCGAGCGCCTGAGCTGGAGCTTTGAGGAAGTGGATGCCAAGCTGAAGGGCATCATGGAGGGCATCTTCCACGCTTCCTACGACGCTTCTGTGGCTGCCGGTTCCGAGGGCAACCTGATGGTCGGTGCAAACTGCGCCGGCTTCCTGAAGGTTGCTACCGCCATGATGGCACAGGGCATCACCTACTAA
- the hcp gene encoding hydroxylamine reductase: protein MDEQMFCFQCEQAAGCTACTGAAGVCGKSAETAAAQDRLTGALIAFAGQLIAAGRGPAPEQARLLMQGLFTTITNVNFDPAAVDALTRRVHDASPGTGPDYDMQALWREPDADRRSLKCFVLFSLRGMAAYNYHARVLGRIDPELDRFFCTALQAVGDPGQTTDALWQLVQATGEASYRCMELLDAANTGAFGDPEPVQVPLTIEKGPFIVISGHDLYDAQQLLEQTAGRGVNVYTHSEMLPAHGYPELKRRYPHLKGNFGTAWQNQQREFEDIPAPILFTTNCIMPLRASYADRVFTTSVVAYPGVPHIDEGRDFSPVIEKALELGGYAQDTLLPGLNGGSTVTTGFARTAVLQHADEIVQAVRDGKLRHFFLVGGCDGTRPSRRYYTEFARLTPPDTILLTLACGKFRLNDLPLGTVPGTGLPRILDVGQCNDAYSAIRIALALADAFGCGVNDLPLSLVLCWFEQKAVCILIALLALGIRNIRLGPTLPPFLSSGVVRTLQERYDLKPIATPEADLQAILGG from the coding sequence ATGGACGAGCAGATGTTTTGTTTTCAGTGTGAGCAGGCGGCGGGCTGCACCGCCTGCACCGGCGCAGCGGGGGTGTGCGGCAAGTCGGCCGAGACAGCCGCCGCACAGGACCGGCTCACTGGGGCGCTCATCGCGTTTGCCGGGCAGCTCATCGCGGCGGGGCGTGGCCCGGCCCCGGAACAGGCCCGGCTGCTGATGCAGGGGCTGTTCACCACCATTACCAACGTGAACTTTGACCCCGCCGCCGTGGACGCGCTGACCCGCCGGGTGCACGACGCCAGCCCCGGCACCGGCCCGGACTACGACATGCAGGCCCTCTGGCGGGAACCGGATGCCGACCGGCGCAGCCTGAAATGCTTTGTGCTGTTCAGCCTGCGGGGCATGGCTGCCTACAACTACCACGCCCGGGTGCTGGGCCGCATCGACCCGGAGCTGGACCGGTTCTTCTGTACCGCCCTGCAGGCCGTGGGCGACCCCGGCCAGACCACCGACGCCCTGTGGCAGCTGGTGCAGGCCACAGGAGAAGCCAGCTACCGCTGCATGGAGCTGCTGGACGCGGCCAACACCGGCGCTTTTGGCGATCCGGAACCGGTGCAGGTGCCCCTGACCATTGAAAAGGGGCCGTTCATCGTGATTTCCGGCCACGACCTCTACGACGCACAGCAGCTGCTGGAACAGACTGCAGGCCGGGGCGTCAACGTCTACACCCACTCGGAGATGCTGCCCGCCCACGGCTACCCGGAGCTGAAGCGCCGCTACCCCCACCTCAAGGGCAACTTTGGCACCGCATGGCAGAACCAGCAGCGGGAGTTCGAGGACATCCCCGCGCCCATCCTGTTCACCACCAACTGCATCATGCCCCTGCGCGCCAGCTACGCCGACCGGGTGTTCACCACCTCGGTGGTGGCTTACCCCGGCGTGCCCCACATCGACGAAGGGCGCGACTTTTCCCCGGTGATCGAAAAGGCGCTGGAGCTGGGCGGCTACGCGCAGGACACCCTGCTGCCCGGCCTGAACGGCGGCTCCACGGTGACCACCGGTTTTGCCCGCACCGCCGTGCTGCAGCACGCGGACGAGATCGTGCAGGCGGTGCGGGACGGTAAGCTGCGGCACTTCTTTCTGGTGGGCGGCTGCGACGGCACCCGGCCCAGCCGCCGCTACTACACCGAGTTTGCCCGCCTTACCCCGCCCGACACCATCCTGCTGACCCTGGCCTGCGGCAAGTTCCGCCTGAACGACCTGCCCCTTGGCACCGTGCCGGGCACCGGCCTGCCCCGCATCCTGGACGTGGGCCAGTGCAACGACGCCTACAGCGCCATCCGCATCGCATTGGCGCTGGCCGACGCCTTTGGCTGCGGCGTCAACGACCTGCCCCTCTCGCTGGTGCTGTGCTGGTTTGAGCAGAAGGCCGTGTGCATCCTCATCGCGCTGCTGGCGCTGGGCATCCGGAACATCCGGCTGGGGCCTACCCTGCCCCCGTTCCTCTCGTCGGGAGTGGTGCGCACCCTGCAGGAACGGTACGACCTCAAGCCCATTGCCACCCCGGAAGCCGACCTGCAGGCCATTCTGGGCGGGTGA
- the gltB gene encoding glutamate synthase large subunit: MENFTEQKTTLGLYDPQFEHDACGIGAVVDIKGRKSHQTVDDALSIVERLEHRAGKDAEGKTGDGVGILLQISHKFFSKVAEELNIRLGNEREYGVGMFFFPQNEHLRAQAMKLFEVVTRKEGLEFLAWREVPVDPDAVGQKARDCMPAIWQCFIKKPAKVSKGIEFDRRLYIVRRVFEQASNGTYVPSLSSRTIVYKGMFLVHDLRRFYADLQDPDYESAIGMVHSRFSTNTNPSWMRAHPNRFILHNGEINTIKGNTDAMLAREESISSPILQDDMNKILPIINTSGSDSAMLDNALEFMVMNGMDLPLAVMITIPEPWENNKNISQKKRDFYQYYATMLEPWDGPAAILFSDGDVMGAVLDRNGLRPSRYYITKDGRMILSSEVGVLECDPENILVKERLRPGKMLLVDTVKGEVVDDEKLKELYASREPYGEWIDRNLVQLSGLKIPNVKVESYTGEQLTRLQKVFGYKYEDVNTMILAMARAGAEPSGAMGTDTPLAVLSSQHPPLFNYFKQRFAQVTNPPIDAIREKVVTSTSVYIGAHGNLLEDKPENCKVLKVHNPILTNTDLLKIKYMNVPGFKVATVSINYYKNTSLEKAIDRVFLEVDRAYKEGANIIILSDRDVDEYHVTIPSLLAVSAVSQYLIRTKKSTALALILESAEPREVHHFATLLGYGACAINPYLAHETIGQLIDEGLLDKDYYAAVQDYDNAILNGIVKIASKMGISTIQSYQSSQIFEAVGISKEVIDKYFTGTVSRVGGISMADIQADVEALHNAAFDPLGLDINMELADSGAHKFRSGKEEHLFNPQTIHLFQKACRTGDYATFKQFTQTVDNMGAEGVHLRSLLDFNYAADGGIPLEEVEPVSSIVKRFKGAAMSYGALSSEAHETIAIALNRLGGRSNTGEGGEPEERYHSESNSKIKQVASARFGVTSKYLVSAEEIQIKLAQGAKPGEGGNLPGAKVYPWIAKTRHSTTGVGLISPPPHHDIYSIEDLAELIYDLKNANRSANINVKLVSEAGVGTIAAGVAKGGAQVILVSGYDGGTGAAPRTSIKHAGLPWELGIAETHQTLILNGLRTRVRIESDSKLLSGRDVAISCMLGAEEFGFGTTLLMAEGCVMMRVCNLDTCPMGICTQNPELRKNFKGKPEYIINYLTFVAEELREYMAKLGVRTVDELVGRTDLLRVKPAAPGSRAAELDLDCILHNPAIANSNVHFIKEDSYDFHLENTLDMKVLMKKFKLGSKAPQNVSLNVSNVDRAFGAIFGSEITRKYGNDLPDDVYTVHCNGAGGQSFGAFIPNGLTLELVGDCNDYMGKGLSGGKIIVRPPQGIDFKPEENIITGNVALYGATSGKAFISGVAGERFCVRNSGATAVVEGVGDHGCEYMTGGTVVVLGQTGKNFAAGMTGGIAYVLDENWDFYQRVNKETVSLEPVEHKYDVATLKELIRAHVEATGSPRGKEILDNFSAFLPKFKKVLPYDYDRMLRVIASVEERGLDGEQAQIEAFYAVQKHK; encoded by the coding sequence ATGGAAAACTTTACAGAGCAGAAAACCACCCTTGGTCTGTACGACCCACAGTTTGAGCACGATGCCTGCGGTATCGGTGCTGTGGTGGACATCAAGGGACGTAAAAGTCACCAGACGGTGGACGATGCACTGTCCATCGTGGAGCGGCTGGAGCACCGCGCCGGTAAGGACGCCGAAGGCAAGACCGGCGACGGCGTAGGCATTCTGCTGCAGATCAGCCACAAGTTCTTCTCCAAGGTGGCCGAGGAGCTGAACATCCGGCTGGGCAACGAGCGGGAGTACGGCGTGGGTATGTTCTTCTTCCCCCAGAACGAGCACCTGCGGGCACAGGCCATGAAGCTGTTCGAGGTGGTCACCCGCAAGGAGGGGCTGGAGTTTCTGGCATGGCGCGAGGTGCCCGTAGACCCCGATGCCGTGGGTCAGAAGGCGCGGGACTGCATGCCCGCCATCTGGCAGTGCTTCATCAAAAAGCCTGCCAAGGTAAGCAAGGGCATTGAGTTTGACCGCCGCCTGTATATCGTGCGCCGCGTGTTCGAGCAGGCCAGCAACGGCACCTATGTGCCCAGCCTGTCCAGCCGCACCATCGTGTACAAGGGTATGTTCCTTGTGCACGACCTGCGCCGCTTCTACGCTGATCTGCAGGACCCGGATTATGAGTCCGCCATCGGCATGGTGCACAGCCGCTTTTCCACCAACACCAACCCCAGCTGGATGCGTGCACACCCCAACCGCTTCATCCTGCACAACGGCGAGATCAACACCATCAAGGGCAACACCGACGCCATGCTGGCGCGCGAGGAGAGCATCTCCAGCCCCATTTTGCAGGACGATATGAATAAGATCCTGCCCATCATCAACACCTCCGGTTCGGACTCTGCCATGCTGGATAACGCGCTGGAGTTCATGGTGATGAACGGCATGGATCTGCCGCTGGCTGTGATGATCACCATCCCCGAGCCGTGGGAGAACAACAAGAACATCAGCCAGAAAAAACGGGATTTCTACCAGTACTACGCCACCATGCTGGAGCCGTGGGACGGCCCCGCCGCCATCCTGTTCTCGGACGGCGATGTGATGGGCGCGGTGCTGGACCGCAACGGTCTGCGCCCCAGCCGCTATTACATCACCAAGGACGGCCGCATGATCCTGTCCTCTGAGGTGGGCGTGCTGGAATGCGACCCGGAGAATATTCTGGTCAAGGAGCGTCTGCGCCCCGGCAAGATGCTGCTGGTGGACACCGTCAAGGGCGAGGTGGTGGACGACGAAAAGCTGAAGGAGCTTTACGCCAGCCGCGAGCCCTACGGCGAGTGGATCGACCGCAACTTGGTGCAGCTGAGCGGGCTGAAGATCCCCAACGTAAAGGTGGAAAGCTACACCGGCGAGCAGCTGACCCGGCTGCAGAAGGTGTTCGGCTACAAGTACGAGGACGTGAATACCATGATCCTTGCCATGGCGCGGGCGGGTGCAGAGCCTTCCGGTGCCATGGGTACTGACACCCCGCTGGCTGTGCTCAGCAGCCAGCATCCCCCGCTGTTCAACTACTTCAAGCAGCGGTTTGCGCAGGTGACCAACCCGCCCATTGACGCCATCCGGGAAAAGGTGGTCACCTCCACCAGCGTCTACATCGGTGCCCACGGCAACCTATTGGAGGATAAGCCGGAGAACTGCAAGGTGCTCAAGGTGCACAACCCCATCCTGACCAACACCGACCTGTTGAAGATCAAGTATATGAACGTGCCGGGCTTCAAGGTTGCTACGGTGTCCATCAACTACTACAAGAATACCAGTCTGGAAAAGGCCATCGACCGGGTATTCTTGGAGGTCGACCGCGCCTACAAGGAGGGTGCGAACATCATCATCCTGTCCGATCGCGATGTGGATGAATACCATGTGACCATCCCCAGCCTGCTGGCGGTATCGGCAGTGTCCCAGTACCTCATCCGCACCAAAAAGAGCACCGCACTGGCACTGATTTTGGAGAGCGCCGAGCCCCGGGAGGTGCACCACTTTGCCACCCTGCTGGGCTACGGTGCCTGCGCCATCAACCCCTATCTGGCACACGAGACTATCGGCCAGCTGATCGACGAGGGTCTGCTGGACAAGGACTATTATGCCGCCGTGCAGGACTACGACAACGCCATCCTCAACGGCATCGTGAAGATCGCCTCCAAGATGGGCATTTCCACCATCCAGAGCTACCAGAGCAGCCAGATCTTCGAGGCTGTGGGCATCTCGAAGGAGGTCATCGACAAATACTTCACCGGCACGGTGAGCCGCGTGGGCGGCATCAGCATGGCAGACATTCAGGCCGATGTGGAGGCGCTGCATAACGCCGCCTTTGACCCGCTGGGGCTGGATATCAACATGGAGCTGGCCGACAGCGGTGCCCACAAGTTCCGCAGCGGCAAGGAAGAACACCTGTTCAACCCCCAGACCATCCACCTGTTCCAGAAAGCCTGCCGCACCGGCGATTACGCCACCTTCAAGCAGTTCACCCAGACGGTGGACAACATGGGTGCCGAGGGTGTGCATCTGCGTAGCCTGCTGGACTTTAACTACGCCGCAGACGGCGGCATCCCGCTGGAAGAAGTAGAGCCGGTTTCCAGCATCGTCAAGCGGTTCAAGGGCGCTGCCATGAGCTACGGCGCACTGAGCAGCGAGGCGCACGAGACCATTGCCATCGCCCTGAACCGTCTGGGCGGCCGCAGCAATACCGGTGAGGGCGGCGAGCCTGAGGAGCGCTACCACAGCGAGAGCAATTCCAAAATTAAACAGGTGGCCTCTGCCCGCTTTGGCGTGACCAGCAAGTATCTGGTCAGCGCCGAGGAGATCCAGATCAAGCTGGCACAGGGCGCAAAGCCCGGCGAGGGCGGCAACCTGCCCGGTGCCAAGGTGTATCCGTGGATCGCCAAGACCCGCCACAGCACCACCGGCGTGGGGCTGATCTCTCCCCCGCCCCACCACGATATCTACTCCATCGAGGATCTGGCAGAGCTGATTTACGACCTGAAAAACGCCAACCGCAGCGCCAATATCAACGTCAAGCTGGTCAGCGAGGCCGGTGTAGGCACCATTGCCGCTGGTGTTGCCAAAGGCGGCGCACAGGTCATTCTGGTGTCCGGCTATGACGGCGGCACCGGTGCTGCACCCCGCACCTCCATCAAGCATGCCGGTCTGCCTTGGGAGCTGGGCATCGCCGAGACCCACCAGACCCTGATCCTGAACGGTCTGCGCACCCGCGTGCGCATCGAGAGCGACTCCAAGCTGCTGTCCGGCCGCGATGTGGCCATCAGCTGCATGCTGGGCGCAGAGGAGTTCGGCTTCGGCACTACCCTGCTGATGGCCGAGGGCTGCGTGATGATGCGCGTGTGCAATCTGGACACCTGCCCTATGGGCATCTGCACCCAGAACCCCGAGCTGCGCAAGAACTTCAAGGGCAAGCCGGAGTACATCATCAACTACCTCACCTTTGTAGCTGAGGAGCTGCGGGAGTACATGGCAAAGCTGGGCGTGCGCACCGTGGACGAGCTGGTGGGCCGCACCGACCTGCTGCGGGTCAAGCCCGCCGCCCCGGGCAGCCGCGCCGCAGAGCTGGATCTGGACTGCATCCTGCACAACCCCGCCATTGCAAACAGTAACGTCCACTTCATCAAGGAGGACAGCTACGACTTCCATCTGGAAAACACGCTGGACATGAAGGTGTTGATGAAGAAGTTCAAGCTGGGCAGCAAGGCTCCCCAGAACGTCAGCCTGAATGTTTCCAACGTGGACCGCGCCTTTGGTGCCATCTTTGGCAGCGAGATCACCCGCAAATACGGCAACGACCTGCCGGACGATGTGTACACCGTGCACTGCAACGGTGCAGGCGGCCAGAGCTTTGGTGCCTTTATCCCCAATGGCCTGACGCTGGAACTGGTGGGTGACTGCAACGACTACATGGGCAAGGGCCTTTCCGGCGGTAAGATCATCGTGCGCCCGCCGCAGGGCATTGACTTCAAGCCCGAGGAGAACATCATCACCGGCAATGTGGCGCTGTACGGTGCTACCAGCGGCAAGGCGTTCATCTCCGGTGTGGCCGGCGAGCGCTTCTGCGTGCGCAACAGCGGCGCTACCGCCGTTGTGGAAGGCGTGGGTGACCACGGCTGTGAGTACATGACCGGCGGCACCGTGGTGGTGCTGGGCCAGACCGGCAAGAACTTTGCAGCCGGTATGACCGGCGGCATTGCCTATGTGCTGGACGAAAACTGGGACTTCTACCAGCGCGTGAACAAGGAGACTGTCAGCCTTGAGCCGGTGGAGCACAAGTACGATGTTGCCACCCTGAAGGAACTGATCCGCGCCCATGTGGAGGCCACCGGCTCTCCGCGCGGCAAGGAGATCTTGGATAATTTCAGTGCGTTCCTGCCCAAATTCAAAAAGGTGCTGCCTTACGATTACGACCGGATGCTGCGGGTCATCGCCTCGGTAGAGGAGCGTGGTCTGGACGGCGAGCAGGCACAGATCGAAGCATTCTATGCAGTGCAGAAGCATAAGTAA
- a CDS encoding glutamate synthase subunit beta — MGKTTGFMDYARKTSTDVAPLERLENFNEFHIWLSREQQQTQAARCMDCGVPFCQAGMMIGGMASGCPLNNLIPEWNDLVYHGKWELALHRLMATNRFPEFTSRVCPALCEAACTCGDVTGSSVTVRENEHAIIETAYAKNWLTATPPPTRTGKSVAVVGSGPAGLSVAEYLNKRGHAVTVFERADRVGGLLMYGIPNMKLDKAVIERRVKLMQTEGVEFRTGMDVGGAVPAEQLLADFDAVVLCCGAKKPRDLNVPGRDAKGVHFAVDYLTSVTKSLLDSGFADGKAINAAGKNVLVIGGGDTGNDCQGTALRQGCTDLMALEMMPQPPVERTAANPWPEWPRVLKVDYGQTECIAKFGKDPRVYQTTVKEFLKDEAGNLTGAVISCLKPERDPETGRTSMVPTGKEFTYDCQLAFIAAGFTGCENYTADAFGVELTARGNVADHSFKTNVDKVFVCGDMRRGQSLVVWGLREGRDCAAEVDRCLMGYTNL, encoded by the coding sequence ATGGGTAAGACAACAGGATTTATGGATTATGCGCGCAAGACCAGCACGGACGTTGCGCCGCTGGAGCGCCTTGAAAATTTTAACGAGTTCCACATCTGGCTCTCGCGGGAGCAGCAGCAGACGCAGGCCGCCCGCTGCATGGACTGCGGCGTGCCCTTCTGTCAGGCGGGCATGATGATCGGCGGCATGGCCTCCGGCTGTCCGCTGAACAACCTCATCCCGGAGTGGAACGACTTGGTGTACCATGGCAAGTGGGAGCTGGCGCTCCACCGCCTGATGGCCACCAACCGCTTCCCGGAGTTTACCAGCCGGGTGTGCCCCGCCCTGTGCGAGGCCGCCTGCACCTGCGGGGATGTGACCGGCAGCAGCGTCACCGTGCGCGAAAACGAGCACGCTATCATCGAGACGGCTTATGCCAAAAACTGGCTGACCGCTACCCCGCCGCCGACCCGCACCGGCAAGAGCGTTGCCGTGGTGGGCAGCGGCCCTGCGGGGCTTTCGGTGGCCGAGTACCTGAATAAGCGCGGCCACGCCGTTACGGTGTTTGAGCGCGCCGACCGCGTGGGCGGCCTGCTGATGTACGGCATCCCCAACATGAAGCTGGATAAGGCAGTCATTGAGCGCCGGGTCAAGCTGATGCAGACCGAGGGTGTTGAGTTCCGCACCGGCATGGATGTGGGCGGTGCCGTGCCCGCCGAGCAGCTGCTGGCTGATTTTGATGCCGTGGTGCTGTGCTGCGGTGCCAAAAAGCCCCGCGATTTGAACGTGCCCGGCCGGGACGCCAAGGGCGTGCACTTTGCGGTGGACTACCTGACCAGCGTGACCAAGAGCCTGCTGGACTCGGGTTTTGCAGACGGCAAGGCCATCAATGCAGCCGGTAAAAACGTGCTGGTCATCGGCGGCGGCGACACCGGCAACGACTGTCAGGGCACTGCCCTGCGGCAGGGCTGCACCGACCTGATGGCACTGGAAATGATGCCGCAGCCCCCTGTCGAGCGCACCGCCGCAAACCCGTGGCCGGAGTGGCCCCGGGTGCTGAAGGTGGACTACGGCCAGACCGAGTGCATTGCCAAGTTCGGCAAGGACCCGCGTGTGTACCAGACCACCGTCAAGGAGTTTTTGAAGGACGAAGCCGGCAACCTGACCGGTGCCGTCATCAGCTGCCTGAAGCCGGAGCGCGACCCCGAGACCGGCCGCACCAGCATGGTGCCCACCGGCAAGGAATTCACCTACGACTGCCAGCTGGCATTTATTGCTGCAGGCTTTACCGGCTGCGAAAACTACACAGCCGATGCCTTTGGGGTAGAGTTGACCGCCCGGGGCAATGTGGCCGACCACAGCTTTAAGACCAACGTGGACAAGGTATTCGTCTGCGGTGATATGCGCCGCGGCCAGAGCCTTGTGGTGTGGGGTCTGCGCGAGGGCCGCGATTGCGCCGCCGAGGTGGACCGCTGCCTGATGGGCTACACCAACCTTTAA